The Candidatus Binatia bacterium nucleotide sequence CCAATACGGCTCTGCGGATCGGCGGTCGTGAGTTGCCTGTCGACTATCGGCGGTCGACTCGACTATTCTGTAAGCGTAGCCAACTGGCGTGGTCCGGCGATTCCGGCTAAGCAGTGCGGCTGCGAAAATGCCTCGCCGTGGAGGTTAGGACGTGAACGGACCTCGCAGGAGTGCGGTTCTGGTTGTGTTCCTCGGAGTGCTCGGCGTCGCGCCCGTGGCCAGCGGGCAGTTGCACGGCGATGCCAACTGCGACGGATTCGTGAATACCCTCGACCTCGAGGCCGTCATTGACATCGTGTTCGGTATGCCATCCGAGTGTGCCACCGCCGACGTTAACCGGGACGGGGCCGTCACGATCGCCGATGCCGTCGGGGTCGTTCTCGCTCTACCGACGCTGCCCCCGACCCCGACCCCCAGCGAGACGCCGACCGTAACCGTGAGCCCGAGCCCAAGCGAGACACCCACGGCGACGGAGAGTCCGACTCCCAGCGAAACGCCGACGATTACCCCGACGTCTCCGCCACCGACGTTGACGCGCACCTTCACTCCGAGCGGCACGGCCACGCACACCCCGACCGTCACCCGTACCGCCACGCCATCTCGCACCGCGACGCGAACCCCCACCAGTTCGCGTACCACCACCCCGACCCCAACTCCGTCTGGAACGCGAACCCCGACGCTGACGCGCACGACGACCCCGACGCGGACCGATACGCCGACCCGCACGCCGACCCGCACCGCGACCGAAAGCCGCACCCCCACGGCGAGCAAGACGCCGACTGCCACGCGCACCGCCACCCTGACGCGGACGCCGAGTCTTACCCCCACGCAGAGCGGGACGCCGACCGAGACGCGCACCCGGACGATCACGCCCACGCGCACGGTGACGCCGACGCCCACGCCGACCTCGATCATCCTGCCGGGTCCGCAGATCACGTACTTCGGCCTCGCCAACGCCGAGGGCTTTCCCGTCGCCTCGTCGGGGAAGGAAGGTCTGGATGACGTCTACACGCGCCCGTTCGGCGCTTTCTTTTACATCGTGGTCGAATCGCGCCCCGGTTCCAGCAGCAGCCCCCCCAGCACCAACAGTTACAACGCAGACAACCCCGACGCGGCGCCGGGGTTCCGACTCTGGGCGGATAACGACTTCGGTAACGGCAGCGAGACGGTTTGCGACGCCGGACCCCTACCGGATTTCCCGCTCGGCGGAGTGCCCAGGGTGCAGACTTACAACCCATCCGACGCGGCCGTGGCAAGGGCGCTGAACGACCTCGGTTGTCGCATAGAGGTAGTGACGGCGAGCAGCCTTGCCTGCACGCTCGACCCGTTCAGTACCGACATCGCCTTCGTGAACAGGCAACAAAGCCTGGTGCAGGCGTGCACTCGCAGCGTCCTCAGTAGCGCCCTGCGTCTTCCGGACGGGCGGACCAGACTGAGCGTGCAATGGCTCGACGGCGCCGGCAACGCCAGCGCGGTTAAGAGCATCATTCTCAACGTGGGGGGCTGAGCGTGACGGCATCCGATCGACCGAGCGAGCGGGGTATGCAACCGGGCCGCGGTGCGCACCGGGCAGGCGTGGCGGTGCTGGCGCTTGGCGCCGCGCTTTTCGGCGCCGCATCGGCGCACGCTCAGGCGGTGTCGCCTCCGGTAATCATGGAGCTGGGGCCCGTGGTGCCGCCACCGGCGCCCACCCCCCACCCGGCCGAACGTAAGCGCATCGTCAGCGTTATCACCGTGCAGAACTCCCGGGAGGGCGAGAGCGTAATCTCTTTCGAGGCCAGCGATTTCGCCGACGAAGGCGACGGCAAGACACGCCCCCTGGCGAGCCGGACCTACTCGCTCGTCGATGACGAGGAACCCAAGGGCAAAGAACTGCGGGCCAAGATCCTTCGCGACATCCGCAAACTCGAGCGCGATATGCTCGACTACGCAAAGATCATCGGCCCGCCGAAGGAACGCGCCCCGCTCGGGCCCGGCCAGTCGTCTTCGGGCGGTCAGAGACCTTATCGATGAGGAGTCCTGGCGGCCCCCCGCTCGGACGATTCGGGGTCGGAGTCGCCCCCGCCGGGCTGTCGGGCGCGACTCCCGTGTAGCACGCCGGTGCAGTTGACGCGGATGGCGGATGTGGCGGTGCCGGCTCTCTCCCGGCGGCGCCGCGAAGGTTGTTGCCGCGGGCCGGGACCTTGCACGCCGAGGGGCGGAGTGGTTTGGATGCGCCTGATGTTAGCCGACGCGGCGCGTCCGGCGCTCCGAGCGTTGATCGTGGTGGCGGTCATGACTGCCTCTTCCGTCTCGGGGATCGAGGAGCCTGCGCCCCTTCCGTTGGCGGCGGCGATCGCGCGCGTGGAGCGGGTGGCGCCGCAGCTACGGGCCGCGGCGGACCGCGTCGACGCGGCGCGTGGCGCTCTCCATCAGGCCGGTCGCTTCCCCAACCCGTTGTTCGAGGCGAGAGCCGAAAACGTTCGCGTCGACAGCAACGTATTTACGGCGGGCAATCCGCCACTCGACTTCTTCGCCTTGCTCAGTCAGCCGGTGGAACTCGGCGGCAAACGCAGCACGCGCACCGCGGTTGCCGCCGCCGACCTGCAAGCCAGCGGGGCCGAACTGGAACTGGCCGAACGCCAGGTCAAACTCGACACCATGCGCCTTTACCTGGCGGCCGTCCGCGCCCGCGAACTCGCCGCGTATTTCGCCGAGAACCGCACCGAACTCGACCCGCTCCTCGAGGTGGTGCGCCGCCGTGTCGTTCAGGGCTATACCGCTGCCGCCGACCTCGCGAAGTTGCAGGCGGAGGCCGCCCGCGTCGACTCGCAACTCGCCCAGGCCCGCTTCGACCTCGAACGCAGCACGCTGGCCCTCGGCGTTAACATGGGCGACGACACTCCCGTCGCGCCGGCTCGACTGGTCGAACCGCCCCTCATCGACCTGCCTCCGGAAAGCGCCGATGTTCTTGCCGCGCGCATCGTCGAAGCGCAACCGCTGTTGCGCGCGACGCGGGCCCGCCTGGAGCGCGCCCACGAGACGGTACGGCTGCAGAAGGCCAGGCGTATTCCCGACCCCCTCGTCACTGGCGGCTACAAACGCGTCGACGATCGCGACACTATCGTCATGGGGGTGGTGGTGCCGATTCCCGTTCTCGACACCAACGCCGGCAACATCGAACGCGCCCTAGCCGAAGAACGCGCCGCCGCCGCCGACATCGAGGCGTTGCGCCGTCAGCTCGCCGCCGAGGCGATGGCGTTGATCGCCGGCGCGCGGGGCCTGACCGAGCGGGCGCGCCGAATCGATGCCGATCTCGTCGAGCCGGCTCACGTCGCACGGCAGGCAGCCCGCTCCACCTTTCGCGAGCTCGGCAGCAACGTCCTGGCTCTCGTCGACGCGGAACGTGTCCATACCGAGGCGCATCGCGATGCGCTCGATGTGACCCTCGAAGCCATCGCCCGGGCCTTCGAAGTGCAAGTTGACCTGCCCGCCGAGCTGGCGCCATGACCTCTCCACGGCCCGTCGGTAAGCTGATCGTGTTCGGCGGCCTCGTCGCCGTCGCGGCCACCACCGCCATTATCGGATGGCGATCACGGCCGGCCCCTCCCGCGCCGGTGGCGGCGGTCCACGAGGCAGCCGACACGGTGCGGCTGGATGCCGCGCAACGCACGGCCGCCGGGATCGTCGTGGAGCCGGCCCGCGCGGAGCAACGCACCGAGCAACTCGAGGCCCCGGGCACTCTGGCGGTCGACGGAGCGCTCACCGCCCGCATCGGCGCCATCGTCGAAGCCAAGGTCCTCGCCGTCTTCGTGCAGGTGGGCGACCGCGTGCACCCCGGACAGGTTCTTGCCGAGCTCCACAGCCACATAATTCACGAGTCGTGGGCGGCGTACCGCAAGGCCCTTGCCGAACGGAAACGTGCGACCGCCGAACTCACATACGCCGTCGAAGCGGACGAGCGCGCCCGCCGCCTCTTTGCCGACAAGGCCGTTTCGTTGCAGGAGGTTCAGCGAACCCAGGTCGACCGCGACCTCGCCGTCCAGGCGCTCGATATGGCGAACACCGAAGTTCGCCGCTCCGCGGAGGTGATGGAGCATCTCGGCATCACTTCCGGGGACGACCCGCGCGGCGAAGGGGGCGAGCAGATCCCCGTGCGCTCGCCGATCGGCGGGGCCGTCCTCGAACGCCTCGTCACCGAGGGCACGGCGGTCACCGCGGGCGCGCCGCTTTTCGTGGTCAGCGATCTGTTGCGGCTGTGGGCACTCGCCGAGGTCAACGAGACGGCTCTGCCGCTGCTGCGCGTGGGCTCGCCGGTAACCCTGCGCGTCGCCGCGTATCCGGCCGAGACTTTTTCGGGCACCATCGTCTTTGTCGGCGATACGCTCGACCCGATCACCCGCCGCGTGACGGTACGGTGCAGCGTCCCCAACCCCGACGGCCGGCTGAAGCCCAACATGTTTGCCACCATCACCTTCGAGACGCGCGCGCCGCGTCAGGTCGTAACCGTACCCACGGATGCGGTGCAGGACCTCGACGGCACGCAGGTGGTGTTCGTGACTACCGACGGGGAGACCTTCACGAGTCGACCGATCGCCACCGGCACGGAGGCGGGCGGGCGTGTCGAAGTCGCCGCCGGATTGGCCGCCGGCGAACGCCTCGCGGTCGCGGGCAGTTTCTTGCTCAAGTCGGAGTTGCTGAAGAGCGCGGCGGCCGAGGAGTGAGCCGATGTCGCCGCTCGACAGGTTCGTGGCCCTCGCCCTGCGCGAGCGGTTTCTGGTGCTCATCGGGGTTGCCGCCCTTGTCGTCGTCGGCGTCACCGCCTACGAAACGATCCCCGTCGAGGCGTTTCCGGACCTGACCAGCAACCAGGTCGTTATCGTTGCGGAAGCCCCCGGCCTGGCGGTGCCGGAAGTCGAACATCGCATTGCCTATCCGATCGAGACGGCGGTGATGGGCGTCCCGGGCGCCGAACAGGTACGGTCACTGTCGAAGTTCGGGCTGGCCATGGTGACCGTGGTGTTCGACGACGACGTGCCGACGTATTTCGCGCGCCAGCTCGTTACCGAGCGCCTCAACGATGCGCGCGCCCGCCTCCCGGCGGGCGTCGAGCCCACGCTTGGACCTGTCGCCACCGCCTTCGGCGAGATCTACCATTACCTGATCGAGGGCGACGACAACGACCTGATGACGCGCAAGACGCTGCACGATTGGGAAGTCCGCCAGCGCCTGCGCTCGGTGAAGGGCGTGGGCGAAGTGAATTCGTGGGGTGGGCAGACACGGCAGTTTCAGGTTGTCGTCGATCCCCGTAAACTGGAGAAATACGGGCTGGCGCTGCGCCAGGTGCTGCGCGCCCTCGCCGATAACAACACCGCGTTCGGCGGGGGCTTCATCGAACATCGCTCGGAGCGCTATACGGTCCGCGGCCTCGGTCTGGCAGCCGGCGTGGACGATCTGAAGCGCATCGTGTTGGCGAGCAAGGACGGTGTGCCGGTCTTCGTCGGCGACGTTGCCGACGTGATCGTCGCCCCCATGCCGCGCAACGGGGCGGTGACACGGGACGGCAAGGGCGAAACCGTTTCCGGCATGGTGATCTTGCTGAAGGGGGAGAACGCGAAGAGCGTCGCGGAGCGCGTCAAGGCGCGGGTCGACGAGATCGAGCGATCGTTCCCCGCCGGGGTGAAGCTGCAACCGTTCTACGATCAAACCGAAGTGATCGATCGCACGACGCGGACGTTGCGTACGAACCTGATCGAGGGTTCGCTGCTGGTGGTCGCCGTGCTGTTCGTGTTCCTGCGCGATGTCCGCGCCGCCTTGCTCGTGGCGCTGGTCATCCCCCTGTCGCTGCTGGCGGCCTTCCTCGGCATGCGGGGTTTCGGGATATCGGCCAACCTGATGTCCCTCGGCGCCATCGACTTCGGGCTCATCGTCGACGGTGCGGTGGTGATGATGGAGAACTTCATCCGCCGCCGGGAAGACCTGCCTGCGCTGCCGGCAACGGCAACCGAGCGCCGCGCCTTCTTCACGTCGGCAGCTACGGAAGTGGCGCGCCCGGTGCTCTTCGGGGTGCTGATCATCATTGCGGTGTATCTACCCATCTTCACGCTCCAGGGTCTCGAGGGGAAGATGTTCCGGCCGATGGCGATCACCGTCTGCTCGGCCATCTTCGGGTCGCTGGTCCTGTCGCTCACGGCGATCCCGGTGCTCGCCTCGTTGGTGTTGCGGCTCGACACCGCCAAGCATCGCGAGGACTGGTTCGAACGCCTGCGCGTCCTGTACGTCCACCATCTCGCTGCGCAGATGGACCGCCGCCTCCGTACGATCGGCGTGGCGACGTTAGCGGTGGTGGTGGCACTGGGTTCGATTCCATTGCTGGGCACGGAGTTCATGCCCAAGCTCGACGAAGGCTCCATTCTGATCGAAACCCGCAAGCTGCCGTCGGTGGCACTCGAGGACTCCGCCGCCATCTCGACTCGCATCGAACAGCAATTGCTCGAGTTTTCCGAGGTGCGCCGGATTGTGACCAAGATCGGGCGGCCCGACCTGGCCACCGAAGCCATGGGCATCTACCAGGGGGACGTCTACGTCCTGTTGCACCCGCACGAGGAGTGGACCACGGGGCGCAGCAAGGAGGAACTCATCGATGCGATGGCGGCGAAGCTCTCGGGGATGCCCGGGGTGACCTTCAATTTTACGCAACCGATGGCGATGCGACTCGACGAAGTCGTATCCGGGGTCAAGGCCGACGTGGCGGTGAAGGTATTCGGTCCGGACGCGGCCGTACTGGAGCGTCTGGGCACGAAGATCTCCGAGGTGCTGGCCAGGGTTCGCGGCGCAGCCGACCTGCAAATCGAAGTCCTTTCCGGCGCCGCGCAGATGCAGATCGACATCGACCGCGACCAGATGGCCCGCTACGGACTCAACGTCGCCGACGTGCGCGAAGTGGTGGAAACGGCAGTCGGCGGTACGGTGGCCACCGAGATACTCGACGGGGTGCGGCGGTTCGGCGTCGCGGTGCGGTTTCCCGACGACCTGCGCAAGGACACGGCGGCGGTCGCCGGCATCCTGCTCACCGCTCCGGGGGGCGAACGGGTGCCGCTCGGGCAGGTGGCGCGCGTGCACACGGTGCGCGGCCCCGAGGTCATAAATCGAGAGGACGGCGAGCGGCGCCTGGTGGTGCAAACGAACGTCCGTGGCCGTGACATCGGTAGCTTCGTAGCCGAGGCGGAAGACCGGATCGCCGCCGCGGTGCAGTTGCCGATGGGCTACTACATGCGCTGGGGCGGACAGTTCGAAAACCAGCAACGGGCGACGCGGCGGCTGGCGGTGGTGGTGCCGCTGTCGGTGGCGATCATCTTCATTCTGCTGTACGTGACCTTCGACCGGGTGCGGCAGGCGGCGCTGGTCATCCTCAACGTTCCGTTCGCGCTCATTGGCGGAGTCGCCGCCCTGTGGCTGCGCGGCATCAACCTGAACCTATCGGCATCGGTCGGTTTCATCGCGCTGTTCGGTGTTGCCGTGCTCAACGGCGTGGTGCTCATCGTCGCGATCAATCAGTTGCGCAGCGACGGCATGACGCTGCGGGCAGCGATCGTGACGGGTGCCGGAAGGCGACTGAAGCCGGTGCTGATGACGGCACTCGTGGCGTCACTGGGGTTCGTGCCGATGGCGATATCGACCGGCGCCGGAGCGGAGATTCAGCGGCCCCTCGCCTCGGTGGTGATCGGCGGCATCGTGACGTCGACGCTGCTCACCCTGGTCGTGTTGCCGACCCTCTACGAAATGATCGAAAGCCGGGTAGAGCGTCGCCGCGCCGCCCGTGAGCGCATCGCAATTCCCTGAGCAGGCCCCCACGCCCCCAAGCCCTCAGGCCCCCGCGGCCCCCGCGGCCCCCAAATGCACATTCGCCAGTTCGACGAGGATTTCGCCGTGGCAGCGGCGCGGCGGGCAATTGCAGCCGAGGACCTTGCCGCGCAGGTGCTGTACGTCGCGCAGCAGTAGCGGCTGACGGATCAGCCAGTGCCGATAGCGGGCAATAACGGCTTCGCGCGAACCGTCCCGATCGAAATGGAACGGGCTTGCCCATCGCGAGGGCCTGCCAATGAAGACGTCGAACGGCACCGTGCGGCAGTTGACGAGCTGGGTTCTAACGGGGTTGCCGGGGGCCGACGTTCGCGTCGCCACCTCGCGCCACGCTTCGCGGAAAGCGGCTTCGTACGGCCCGTCGCCGCCGTTCCACGCAATCGGCAATCGGTTCTTGGTCAGCGCCGAGGCGGCCGCGCGTGGGGAAAATCGGTAGCCCGGGAAGTAAGCGAGCGGCGGGTCCAGCGGGCTTAGCCCGCGGGTCACATATTCGGTGTAGCTCGGGTCGACGATTCGCCCGTCGACCTCGCACCAGCCGTGCTCGATAACGTAGGGATCGCGTGGGTGCACGATCACCCACCCTTCGACGTAGCGCGCCGCGGGGCCGAGGTGGTGTACCGCCGTGGCGGCGTTGCGCCAGCAGCGGCGTGCCCGCGCGCGAACCCGCCGCGCCACTGTGGACGCAGTCTCGGTGTCGACGATGTGTGCCCCAGTGTTCATCGGGCTTGCATGCCCATCCTCGGCAAATGGCATCGCAAAGGCCAAGTGTATATTGGCATTGGTTTTATCGGGAGGACCACGGTATTGGAAGCAAGAAAATCGAGGGCCGGTTGCGGGGGCTTTCGGCAGCCGGCTCGCCGAAGCATGAGGAGTCCACGGTGAGCGAACGTCGCATTGTGCTCTCGACGCGGGAAATCCCGGAAGCCTGGTACAACCTGGTTGCCGACCTGCCGCGACCGGTGCCCCCGCATCGACACCCCGCTACCGGAGCGCCGGTGACGGCTGCCGACATGGCGGCCATTTTTCCGCCGGCATTGATCGAGCAGGAGGTAGCCACGGAAAGGTGGATACCCGTCCCCGAGCCGGTGCGCGAGCAGTTGGCCCTGTGGCGGCCGACCCCGCTCGTTCGCGCCGTCAATCTCGAGAAGCATCTCGGTACCCGGGCACGCATCTACTACAAGAACGAGTCGGTCAGCCCGGCCGGTTCGCACAAGCCGAACACGGCGGTCGCGCAGGCGTACTACAACAAGATCGCCGGCATGGCGCGTCTCAGCACCGAGACGGGCGCCGGTCAGTGGGGCTCCAGTCTCGCCTTCGCCTGCGGTCTGTTCGGCCTCGAGTGTAAGGTCTACATGGTGCGCGTCAGCTACGAACAGAAACCGTACCGGCGGTCGCTGATGCGCCTCTGGGGTGCCGAGGTGGTGCCGTCGCCGTCGCCCGACACCGAGGCCGGGCGGGCCGTCCTTGCCCGAGACCCCGAGTGCTCCGGCTCGCTCGGCATCGCCATCAGTGAGGCGGTGGAAGATGCCGCCAAGCGCCCCGACACCAACTACACCCTCGGTAGTGTCCTCAACCACGTCTGCCTGCACCAGACGGTCATCGGTCTGGAAACCGAGAAGCAGTTGGCCCTCGCCGGCGAAACGCCCGACATGATCATCGGCTGCGCGGGCGGCGGTTCGAATCTCGCCGGCATTGCGTTCCCGTTCGTGTCGCGCACGCTCGCCGGCAAGGGGCCGCGCCTGATTGCCGTCGAACCGGCGGCGTGTCCGAGTCTCACCCGCGGCAAGTACGCCTACGACTTCGGCGATTCGGTGGGCCTGGCGCCGATGGCGTACATGTACACGCTGGGCCACGGGTTCATGCCGTCGGGGATCCATGCCGGCGGCCTGCGCTACCACGGCATGGCGCCCATGGTTTCGCTGCTGCGCCACATGGGCGTCCTCGAAGCGGCGAGTTACCGCCAGAGCGAAGTGTTCGAGGCGGCGGTGACGTTTGCGCGCACGGAGGGGCTGTGCCCGGCACCGGAAACCGCTCACGCCATCCGGGCGGCGATCGACGAGGCGCTGCGAGCCAGGGCGGCGGGCACTTCGCCGTGCATCGTCTTCAACCTTTCCGGCCACGGCCACTTCGACCTCGTCGGCTACGAGAAGTATCTGTCGGGCGAACTCGAAGACGTCGAGCTTACCCAGGAGTCGATCGACTCGACGCTTGCCGCACTGCCCACCGTGCCGCAGGCGGCGGCATGACCGCCCCGCAGCTTTTCTTTTCCCTCGAACCCTCCTCCGGCCCGGCATCGTCGTCCATATGAAGGCCTCGTCCCCAACCGCGACAAACGTTCCCAGGGGTGCCGAACAACAGCGTCTCGATGAAACCGCGCAACGTACGCGCCACTGGAACCGCTGGGGGCCGTTCCTCAGCGAACGGCAGTGGGGCACGGTACGAGAGGACTACAGCGCCGGCGGCGACGCATGGAACTATTTCACCCACGATCAGGCGCGCTCTCGCGCCTATCGCTGGGGCGAGGACGGCATTGCCGGCATCTGCGACCGCCACGCCCTGATTTGCTTCGCCCTCGCGCTGTGGAACGGGCACGATGCGATCCTGAAAGAGCGCCTGTTCGGGCTGGCCGGACCCGAAGGCAATCACGGGGAAGACGTCAAGGAATACTACTTCTATCTCGACTCGACGCCGACTCACTCGTACATGCGGTACCTCTACAAGTACCCGCAGGCGGCGTTTCCGTATGCCCGCCTCGTCGACGAAAACCGCCGCCGCAACCGCGATGAGCCGGAGTTCGAGCTGATCGATACCGGCGTATTCGACGGCGATCGTTACTTCGATGTCGAGATCGAATACGCCAAGGCAGCGCCGGAAGATATCCTCGTTCGCATACACGTCGCCAACCGCGGGCCCGAGACGGCGGAAATCCACGTCCTGCCGACGCTATGGTTCCGCAATACCTGGTCGTGGGGCGTCGGCGAGCGCCGCCCTCACGCGACTCGCGACGATCCCGTAGCCGGTGCCGCTACCATCGCGGTGCAGCACGGGTACTACGGCTCACGCTGGCTCTATGCCGCCGGTGCGCCGCCGCTCCTCTTCACCAACAACGAAACCAATACGCGCCGCCTGTTCGGCGCCACGGACGGTCCGACCTACGCCAGGGACGGTATAGACGACTTCGTGGTCAACGGCGTGGCCGCCGCCGTCAACCCTCGGCAAACCGGCACCAGGGCCGCCGCGCACTATCGACTGGCGATCGCCGCCGGACAAACGGTTACGCTGCGGCTTCGTCTGACCGACACGGCGATCGCGCCCGGCGGCGACCCCTTCGCTTCCGCCTTCGACGCCACGGTGGCGCAGCGCCGGCAGGAAGCCGACGAGTTCTATGCCGGCGTTATCCCCGCGGACCTCGACGCCGCCGGTCGTGCGGTCATGCGTCAGGCGTTAGCGGGATTGTTGTGGAGCAAGCAGTTCTACCACTACGACGTGAAGCGGTGGCTGCGGGGCGATGTGGGTATGCCGGAGCCACCGGCACCGCGCCTCCGCGGCCGTAATTGCGAGTGGGAACACCTCTTCAACGGCGACGTCATCTCCATGCCCGACAAGTGGGAGTACCCGTGGTACGCGGCGTGGGACCTCGCCTTCCACTGCGTGGCTCTGGCGCTCGTCGATCCCGCCTTCGCCAAGCAACAGCTCATTCTCATGCTGCGCGAGTGGTTCATGCACCCGAACGGGCAGATTCCAGCGTACGAGTGGGCGTTCGGCGACGTCAACCCGCCCGTGCACGCGTGGGCGGCGTGGCGCGTTTACAAGATCGAGGGCCGGCGGCGAGGCCGCTGCGACCGGAACTTCCTGGAACGTGTGTTCCACAAGCTCCTGCTCAACTTCACGTGGTGGGTGAACCGCAAGGACGCCTCCGGACGCAACATCTTCGACGGCGGGTTTCTCGGGCTCGACAATATCGGCGTGTTCGACCGCCGCTCCGACCACCTTCCCAGCGGTGCGCGGCTCGCGCAGTCCGACGCCACAAGCTGGATGGGTATGTATTGCCTGAACATGATGGCCATCGCGCTCGAGTTGGCGCGCGAGGACAAAGCTTACGAGGACGTGGCCAGCAAGTTCTTCGAGCACTTCGTCTACATCTGCCGCGCCATGAACGACTTCGGGCGCGACGGCATAGATCTGTGGGACGGGCGTGACGGTTTCTACTACGACGTGCTCTACATGCCCGGTCGCGCCGCCACGCCGATGCGGG carries:
- a CDS encoding dockerin type I repeat-containing protein, translated to MNGPRRSAVLVVFLGVLGVAPVASGQLHGDANCDGFVNTLDLEAVIDIVFGMPSECATADVNRDGAVTIADAVGVVLALPTLPPTPTPSETPTVTVSPSPSETPTATESPTPSETPTITPTSPPPTLTRTFTPSGTATHTPTVTRTATPSRTATRTPTSSRTTTPTPTPSGTRTPTLTRTTTPTRTDTPTRTPTRTATESRTPTASKTPTATRTATLTRTPSLTPTQSGTPTETRTRTITPTRTVTPTPTPTSIILPGPQITYFGLANAEGFPVASSGKEGLDDVYTRPFGAFFYIVVESRPGSSSSPPSTNSYNADNPDAAPGFRLWADNDFGNGSETVCDAGPLPDFPLGGVPRVQTYNPSDAAVARALNDLGCRIEVVTASSLACTLDPFSTDIAFVNRQQSLVQACTRSVLSSALRLPDGRTRLSVQWLDGAGNASAVKSIILNVGG
- a CDS encoding TolC family protein, yielding MRLMLADAARPALRALIVVAVMTASSVSGIEEPAPLPLAAAIARVERVAPQLRAAADRVDAARGALHQAGRFPNPLFEARAENVRVDSNVFTAGNPPLDFFALLSQPVELGGKRSTRTAVAAADLQASGAELELAERQVKLDTMRLYLAAVRARELAAYFAENRTELDPLLEVVRRRVVQGYTAAADLAKLQAEAARVDSQLAQARFDLERSTLALGVNMGDDTPVAPARLVEPPLIDLPPESADVLAARIVEAQPLLRATRARLERAHETVRLQKARRIPDPLVTGGYKRVDDRDTIVMGVVVPIPVLDTNAGNIERALAEERAAAADIEALRRQLAAEAMALIAGARGLTERARRIDADLVEPAHVARQAARSTFRELGSNVLALVDAERVHTEAHRDALDVTLEAIARAFEVQVDLPAELAP
- a CDS encoding efflux RND transporter periplasmic adaptor subunit, which encodes MTSPRPVGKLIVFGGLVAVAATTAIIGWRSRPAPPAPVAAVHEAADTVRLDAAQRTAAGIVVEPARAEQRTEQLEAPGTLAVDGALTARIGAIVEAKVLAVFVQVGDRVHPGQVLAELHSHIIHESWAAYRKALAERKRATAELTYAVEADERARRLFADKAVSLQEVQRTQVDRDLAVQALDMANTEVRRSAEVMEHLGITSGDDPRGEGGEQIPVRSPIGGAVLERLVTEGTAVTAGAPLFVVSDLLRLWALAEVNETALPLLRVGSPVTLRVAAYPAETFSGTIVFVGDTLDPITRRVTVRCSVPNPDGRLKPNMFATITFETRAPRQVVTVPTDAVQDLDGTQVVFVTTDGETFTSRPIATGTEAGGRVEVAAGLAAGERLAVAGSFLLKSELLKSAAAEE
- a CDS encoding CusA/CzcA family heavy metal efflux RND transporter, yielding MSPLDRFVALALRERFLVLIGVAALVVVGVTAYETIPVEAFPDLTSNQVVIVAEAPGLAVPEVEHRIAYPIETAVMGVPGAEQVRSLSKFGLAMVTVVFDDDVPTYFARQLVTERLNDARARLPAGVEPTLGPVATAFGEIYHYLIEGDDNDLMTRKTLHDWEVRQRLRSVKGVGEVNSWGGQTRQFQVVVDPRKLEKYGLALRQVLRALADNNTAFGGGFIEHRSERYTVRGLGLAAGVDDLKRIVLASKDGVPVFVGDVADVIVAPMPRNGAVTRDGKGETVSGMVILLKGENAKSVAERVKARVDEIERSFPAGVKLQPFYDQTEVIDRTTRTLRTNLIEGSLLVVAVLFVFLRDVRAALLVALVIPLSLLAAFLGMRGFGISANLMSLGAIDFGLIVDGAVVMMENFIRRREDLPALPATATERRAFFTSAATEVARPVLFGVLIIIAVYLPIFTLQGLEGKMFRPMAITVCSAIFGSLVLSLTAIPVLASLVLRLDTAKHREDWFERLRVLYVHHLAAQMDRRLRTIGVATLAVVVALGSIPLLGTEFMPKLDEGSILIETRKLPSVALEDSAAISTRIEQQLLEFSEVRRIVTKIGRPDLATEAMGIYQGDVYVLLHPHEEWTTGRSKEELIDAMAAKLSGMPGVTFNFTQPMAMRLDEVVSGVKADVAVKVFGPDAAVLERLGTKISEVLARVRGAADLQIEVLSGAAQMQIDIDRDQMARYGLNVADVREVVETAVGGTVATEILDGVRRFGVAVRFPDDLRKDTAAVAGILLTAPGGERVPLGQVARVHTVRGPEVINREDGERRLVVQTNVRGRDIGSFVAEAEDRIAAAVQLPMGYYMRWGGQFENQQRATRRLAVVVPLSVAIIFILLYVTFDRVRQAALVILNVPFALIGGVAALWLRGINLNLSASVGFIALFGVAVLNGVVLIVAINQLRSDGMTLRAAIVTGAGRRLKPVLMTALVASLGFVPMAISTGAGAEIQRPLASVVIGGIVTSTLLTLVVLPTLYEMIESRVERRRAARERIAIP
- a CDS encoding DUF4326 domain-containing protein, which produces MNTGAHIVDTETASTVARRVRARARRCWRNAATAVHHLGPAARYVEGWVIVHPRDPYVIEHGWCEVDGRIVDPSYTEYVTRGLSPLDPPLAYFPGYRFSPRAAASALTKNRLPIAWNGGDGPYEAAFREAWREVATRTSAPGNPVRTQLVNCRTVPFDVFIGRPSRWASPFHFDRDGSREAVIARYRHWLIRQPLLLRDVQHLRGKVLGCNCPPRRCHGEILVELANVHLGAAGAAGA
- a CDS encoding TrpB-like pyridoxal phosphate-dependent enzyme, which translates into the protein MSERRIVLSTREIPEAWYNLVADLPRPVPPHRHPATGAPVTAADMAAIFPPALIEQEVATERWIPVPEPVREQLALWRPTPLVRAVNLEKHLGTRARIYYKNESVSPAGSHKPNTAVAQAYYNKIAGMARLSTETGAGQWGSSLAFACGLFGLECKVYMVRVSYEQKPYRRSLMRLWGAEVVPSPSPDTEAGRAVLARDPECSGSLGIAISEAVEDAAKRPDTNYTLGSVLNHVCLHQTVIGLETEKQLALAGETPDMIIGCAGGGSNLAGIAFPFVSRTLAGKGPRLIAVEPAACPSLTRGKYAYDFGDSVGLAPMAYMYTLGHGFMPSGIHAGGLRYHGMAPMVSLLRHMGVLEAASYRQSEVFEAAVTFARTEGLCPAPETAHAIRAAIDEALRARAAGTSPCIVFNLSGHGHFDLVGYEKYLSGELEDVELTQESIDSTLAALPTVPQAAA